A window of Phragmites australis chromosome 15, lpPhrAust1.1, whole genome shotgun sequence genomic DNA:
TTTTTTTTGTCGGTCGTGCACTTATGCTAAGGGTCACAACGCGCGTGTGAGAGAAACTACTCTTACtcctttcaaaaagaaaaaagaaaaggaactacTCTTGCTcctttcaagaaaaaaaaaaaaactactcctGCTGGTGGCTGGCTGGCTGTTAGCTTGTTGCTGAGCTCCCTTCGACTGATTCCTTTCAGACATAGAATTCTTttataaatagattttttaaaaatattttaacaatttttcttCACGATTTCTTTTACGAAGGAATTCACAAGGTCATTCTCTTCAAGACAAAATTCTCTTTTTTATCAttagagaaaaataaagaaataagaacgagaaaaaaaatcagaaaatacacgaactaaaagaaaaatagttagaaatGATCTAATGTTGGGTTTGAAAGCAACACTCAGCAAATAAAACATACGGTTTAACATACGGTAGTATTGGCTGTGTAATGTCCCATtctaatgaattagaaaaaaaatccctttGTAAGATCTTGATTCGACGATATAAAATATCAATGTTGAGTTCTTTTTAACAGCTAAGTTTCGTAgtctttttatgaaaattaatGTTGCGATTGTGCGATTAATGGTTCTATAGAGCTGCTTGCGGCTACAAATCAACCGTGTTCTTCGCTACATGGGTTCTACTTGTCATCTTGCATTAGCATCTACAGTATACATTACGCTATTGGCTCATATTACTTTAGTTGGTTTCCGCTCACATTTGCCATCTTAGATAGAAGTTAGTTGTGGTATACAATTTATGAGTGTTTGATAAGTTAGTTTACTATCTTAGAACGGATTATCACAGATGGATACTAAATTCTACCATAAATGAGTTTTGGTTTCGTCTTTGCAAAACTATTTGTGATATCAAGCTTGTCACAGACGGGTAAAACTTCGCTTGTATCATAGCTATACAGACGATTTTTGTTAATATCTATTTATACCTTATGACATATCACATATAATTTTTGTTAATATTTGTCTGTATCTTATAACATATTATAGATGATTTTTGTTAATATCCATTTATGTCATACACATCACAGATAATTTTTCTTAATACTCacttgtgataaaaaaaaattcttttcacGACCATGCCACGTTGTCGCAAGTCacacaatttttttatgatatacAAGCACGTGTGCTTTGTGGGCGTCGAACCTATAACATCTAGTCTCACGTGTAgctttcttaccatctcacatcTACATCATTGCTGATAGCAATAGAATATTTTATCGTTTTTTATTCTTATTGTCTGaaactttaaataattatttaggcatgtaaatgacttcaaatgaaaagattatatactacaaagttatagatttcgtcgagagctataattctcattttttttatttaacgtaatttgaaaaatcataaaatatttacCCTACAAATACATATAGTTTTTCTTATAGTTCTTTATGACTTATGACACactacatatattttttcttaatattctTATAACACATCGTAAACGGATTTTTAATATCTGTATATATTTTATGACATAtcacatatgttttttttttatcttagacGCATCACATACGATTTTTGTTAATATGAGTTTGTGTCTTAAACATTGCCGacagttttttttaatgttcaTCTATGTGTTATGACACATtatagatagtttttttttaatatttgtctGTGTCTTATCGTAGATGGTTTCTATCAAAAACCATCTATGATTTCTGGCACATCAAGACGGTAAGTCATGTTATAGAAATGTTTGTTTTAGCGACCGTCTTTGATACTTTGTCAGTGATAGATACTAGAAAATCATTTATGATACTTTATCTGGTTTCACCAGTTCTATAGTAATAGCTATTACGAGTAACATCACatataaatagtttttttttaatgcatGAACTTTTTCAGATGAAACTCTCCCATCCAAACAGAccttaaaaattatataaacgAGTTGAAGGCATAAATTTGCTCTTAATATCTTTTAcacttgaagaaaaagaatacaaaAACAAACCTCAAAATTTGCCAGGGCACATACTAAACACATATTAATGAAACCCTTATCTTACATCTCAAAATCAAATGTTTCGACATAAGCCACGGTGTTGGTTAATATCACATATAATACAAAATCATTTTAGTTACATTTTTAATTGATAACAGAGAAGTTTTTTATAGCTTGACTGCAAATCATAGCTATAGAGCGAGAAACTATTCTAGATTCATCATCGATGTATGATATGCAGCTCGATAATTTGGAGTTGTTGGGCTTATTTTATGGGAGCACACATGCCACATTTCACACTTGTGCACCTACCAATTAGTCCAACGCCAGCGCCCACTTCACTTCCTACCGTGCCCAAGTCCCGGTCATATTTTCCGTCGGTGCCCAGTGCCGACACCCAGCTCTCACTGCCACGCGGGACCTACCCGAGCCAGCTCACCCTTCTTCCACCTCCCGCCTCACTCGGCATTAAAActacgatttgccatcgaataactactgattctacaatccacCATCGAATAACTTATGTTTACTtttataccatcgaataaatgtttcagttccttatatgccatcggcttccgatactaccctccgttactgttcatgaacagtatgaacagtacccgagaataaaaaaaatcacaaaaaatatgtcgatttttgtgcacgctttataattcataatcaacccgttttaactgtattcacctaaaaatactgtatagaattcaaactaaaattcttcaaaatgtactacttttgtaacttcttgcaatttttaagcctcataaaaatttacaaaaaatctgagaaaatttactaatattcctctaatatgatgtaataatttctaaaattatctcccgcgatgaaaaaattagttctttgtaatgcacagtattacaaaagtagctcattttgagaaattttaatttaaattttatacagtatttttaggtgaatacagttaaaacgggttgattatgaattataaagcgtgcacaaaaatcgacatattttttgtgactttttttattctcgggtactgttcatactgttcatgaacagtaacggagggtagtatcggaagccgatggcatataaggaactgaaacatttattcgatggtataaaAGTAAACATAAGTTATTCGATGGTGGAttatagaatcagtagttattcgatggcaaatcgtagattcTCTCTTAAAACTAACCCGATCCCAGTCACCAAACGTACGCAATTAACTCAAATCAAAATCGATCCGCAGTTATAATAATCTTTTGTCAATTCTTAATCGCTTGCGTCGAAAGCGACAGCGGAACCAACTCACGTTGCAGTCTCCACTCCATTGGTGCGGTGCCCTGTCCTTTTCAACCCCCTCCCCTTCACATAGTTAAGCACTGCCCCTGACACCACGACTACTAGTAGCGGCAGCACGCACTCTCTTGCAGCGCGGGATGCGGTGCTGATCCGTGCCCTGCTCGGATCTTGGGAGTAGTGCCGGCTGCTGCCCACGGCCCGTCCGGTTCTTGGCGGAACTGCGTTGCGTGCGCCATGGAGGGCGACGCGGATGCCGTGGTGAGTTCGGGGGAGACGAGGCGCCTCCTCCCGGATCTCAGCTGCATTTCGTGGTGGGGTGGATCTTGGGAGGAAAAGACTGGATTTTATGAGGTGATGTGCTGTGTGTGCAGAAGTCGGGGAGGCGCGGGGGCGGGCAGGTGTGCCAGATCTGCGGCGACGGCGTGGGCACCACGGCGGAGGGGGACATCTTCGCGGCCTGCGACGTCTGCGGGTTCCCGGTGTGCCGGCCCTGCTACGAGTACGAGCGCAAGGACGGCACGCAGGCGTGCCCGCAGTGCAAGACCAAGTACAAGCGCCACAAGGGTAATTGCAGCCTCTtctccgttcccatttatttgaTCTAGCTGCCTCTGATCCCAATTTCGGAACGGCAAGGAAAGTTTGGATCTTTGATCAAGAACAACCAAAATGGGGATTCTTTCTATTTCTGGTGGATCTCATAGCACTTTTGTCAATAAGGGCATATTGGCTCTATTGTTATTGTTGGATCTTTTTATCTGAATTCTGTTGAATTGTAGTTACGGagagttgagaaaaatagtAACTGGAGTTGTTACATGATGTCACATTCTAGACGATTGAAATGTTTTGTTATGCCTTTGCTGAACTGTCTATGAATCCTTCAGGGAGCCCACCTATCCGCGGGGAAGAAGGCGATGACACTGATGCTGATGATGCCAGTGACTTCAACTACCCTGCACCTGGTAATGAGGACCAGAAGCAAAAGATTGCTGATAGGATGCGCAGCTGGCGCATGAACGCTGGGGGCAGCGGGGATGTTGGCCGCCCCAAGTATGACAGTGGCGAGATCGGGCTCTCCAAGTATGACAGTGGTGAGATCCCTCGGGGATACATCCCTTCGGTCACTAACAGCCAGGTTGGTGCCACGAGTTATAAATACATTGTGCTAAAAATACTTCGGATATGCGATAATGCTTACTTTCTTGAATTGGATTTTGCAGATCTCGGGAGAAATTCCTGGAGCTTCCCCTGACCATCATATGATGTCCCCTACTGGGAACATTGGCAAGCGTGCTCCGTTTCCCTATGTGAACAATTCACGTATGTTTATTTTTCGACATGATCTCTCATGTTTCAGTTTGTAGCACCTGTTTGATGTGAATatctaatgatttttttcttgctCCTTGCCAGCAAATCCGTCAAGGGAGTTCTCAGGTAGTATTGGGAATGTTGCCTGGAAAGAGAGAGTTGATGGCTGGAAAATGAAGCAGGATAAGGGCACAATTCCCATGACTAATGGCACAAGCATTGCTCCCTCTGAAGGTCGGGGAGTTGGTGACATTGATGCCTCTACTGATTACAACATGGAAGATGCCTTACTGTGAGTTCCAACAACCTCCTTTAACACACTCATCTTTTACAGGATCATATGCTGTTTGTCAGTAAATGGGTTTTATGTTCAATTTGAGATAGTTGCACCATGTAGATGAGTTTAGGAGTTAGAGTTGCCTTCATGTTAAAAAATTAATGACATACTTAACTGTTTTTGGAAGATCACACATTTTGTTCTGTTATCAAGATCGTACACCCCATTGAATTGAGGGTTACCCTAAAAAGGGGAATAATCTATCTTAAAACTGTGAATGTACAtacttttaattaaaattacaaATCTGTTATGCTAGGAAGCAGCATAAAAATGGGCATTTATTTTAGTGCTCGTCTTCTCAGTAAAATGTCTAGAGAATAAATTATCCAACCATTTCTTACCATGCGTTATTGTGGCATCTCTTGCAACATTAATTTTATGCCATCTGAATTACAGGAACGATGAAACTCGCCAGCCTCTTTCTAGAAAAGTTCCGCTTCCTTCATCGAGAATAAATCCCTACAGAATGGTCATTGTGCTGCGATTGATTGTTCTAAGCATCTTCCTGCACTACCGTATCACAAATCCTGTGCGTAATGCATTCCCATTGTGGCTTTTATCTGTTATATGTGAGATTTGGTTTGCTATTTCCTGGATATTGGATCAGTTCCCGAAATGGTTTCCAATCAATCGTGAGACCTACCTTGATAGGTTGGCTTTAAGGTGACCTCTTTCTCAGTTCTGTAATACTTAGTGCAAACACAAATGTAATTTATACATATTACTGATGTTGTTAGGATTCCATTTCCACTAACAGGTATGACCGGGAAGGTGAGCCATCTCAGTTGGCTGCTGTTGACATTTTTGTCAGTACAGTCGACCCCATGAAGGAACCTCCTCTTGTCACTGCCAATACTGTTCTATCTATTCTTGCTGTGGATTACCCTGTGGATAAAGTCTCTTGTTATGTATCTGATGATGGAGCTGCAATGCTAACTTTTGATGCACTGGCTGAGACATCAGAGTTTGCTAGAAAATGGGTACCGTTTGTTAAGAAGTATAACATTGAACCCAGAGCCCCCGAGTGGTACTTTTCCCAGAaaattgattacttgaaagacAAGGTCCAACCTTCATTTGTTAAAGACCGCCGAGCCATGAAGGTTTGTCTGCTTTCACACATCTAAATATCGATTTTTCTGTCTTGTGATCCAATGCATCTTACCAAAAATTCGTTGCAGAGAGAATATGAAGAATTTAAAGTTAGGGTAAATGGCCTTGTTGCTAAGGCACAGAAAGTCCCTGAGGAAGGATGGATTATGCAAGATGGCACACCATGGCCAGGAAACAACACCAGGGACCATCCTGGAATGATTCAGGTTAGCATATTTCCAATACAGACTGAAATTGCTATCACTTAGTTGACAGCTGGACATGTTTCGATAGTAGCTGTTTTCACATTTTTGCTCTTTAAAGGTCATTTGTTTGCTAACTCCTCTTTATGAACATACTCAGGTTTTCCTTGGTCACAGTGGTGGCCTTGATACCGAGGGCAATGAGCTCCCCCGTTTGGTCTATGTTTCTCGTGAGAAGCGTCCTGGATTCCAACACCACAAGAAAGCTGGTGCCATGAATGCTCTTGTGAGTAGTTAAACATTAATAACAAGTCAAAGTTACCAAGTTTACTTCCACATGCTGAAGTTACCAAGTTTACTTCCACATGCTGGTTTTAATGGCAGCTTTCTGTTCTCCACAGGTTCGTGTCTCAGCTGTTCTTACTAATGGACAATACATGCTGAATCTTGATTGTGATCACTACATCAACAACAGTAAGGCTCTCAGGGAAGCTATGTGCTtccttatggatcctaaccttGGAAGGAGTGTCTGCTATGTTCAGTTCCCACAAAGGTTCGATGGTATTGATAGGAATGATCGATATGCAAACAGGAACACTGTCTTTTTCGATGTAAGCCAATCCTATTATAAGATTCTCCATTATCTGAATTATCTTGTGTTAAGTAATTATAGCTTAACAAACAATATTAAGACTACTGGATGCACTAGTTGTAAAATTCCTAAGTAAATATTTTTTGGGGGTATTACTGTTTGCTGCAGATTAACTTGAGGGGCCTTGATGGCATTCAAGGACCAGTTTATGTGGGAACTGGTTGTGTTTTCAACAGGACAGCTCTATATGGTTATGAACCTCCAATTAAGCAAAAGAAGAAGGGTGGTTTCTTGTCATCTCTATGTGGTGGCAGGAAGAAGACAAGCAAATCAAAGAAGAGCTCAGAAAAGAAAAAGTCACAGAAGCACGTGGACAGTTCTGTGCCAGTATTCAATCttgaagatatagaagaggGTGTTGAAGGTACCATCTCTATGTTCTCGCATCTTCATGAATAGCACTAGGGTTTAAGTGCTTAGAGGTGTACCTTTTCTTTTGTCGTATGCAGTTgttattgtatatttttttggGGTTGTGACCAACATGAATGTTGACATGTTTTTAATATGGCAGGTGCTGGATTTGATGATGAAAAATCACTTCTTATGTCTCAAATGAGCTTGGAGAAGAGATTTGGCCAATCGGCAGCTTTTGTTGCCTCCACTCTGATGGAGTATGGCGGTGTTCCTCAGTCTGCAACTCCAGAATCTCTTTTGAAAGAAGCTATCCATGTCATAAGTTGCGGCTACGAGGACAAGAGTGAATGGGGATCTGAGGTAACATAACAATTCTCACATCAACACTGTTTGAGATTTGCTAACCATATGTTAAAGTTGGCATGTAGAGGCTGGGATAGCTTTTATtccattatcttttttttaaaagttgacATGAGTAAGGCCAGTTCTTGGTTAACTGTAACGAAGTTGTTCTGAATCGCAGATTGGGTGGATCTATGGTTCTGTGACAGAAGATATTCTTACTGGATTCAAGATGCATGCACGAGGCTGGCGGTCAATTTACTGCATGCCTAAGCGGCCAGCTTTCAAGGGATCTGCTCCCATCAATCTTTCAGATCGTCTGAACCAAGTCCTCCGGTGGGCTCTTGGTTCTGTGGAAATTCTTTTCAGCCGGCATTGCCCATTATGGTACGGCTATGGAGGACGACTTAAGTTCCTGGAGAGATTTGCTTACATCAACACCACCATTTACCCACTCACTTCGATCCCGCTTCTCATATATTGTGTTCTACCTGCCATCTGTCTGCTCACCGGGAAGTTCATCATCCCAAAGGTATGCACGGGTTGCATTTTAATGTTCTAAATTACAAAGAGCATGAAACAGCAATGCTGACTGAATCTATTTTGGAATGCAGATTAGCAACTTAGCTAGTATTTGGTTCATCTCTCTCTTTATTTCAATTTTCGCCACTGGTATCCTTGAGATGAGGTGGAGTGGTGTCGGCATTGACGAGTGGTGGAGGAATGAACAATTCTGGGTTATTGGAGGTATCTCTGCCCATCTTTTCGCTGTCGTCCAGGGTCTTCTCAAGGTGCTTGCCGGTATCGACACCAACTTCACTGTCACCTCAAAGGCctctgatgaagatggtgactTTGCGGAGCTCTACATGTTCAAGTGGACGACGCTTCTCATCCCGCCAACAACCATTTTGATCATTAACCTGGTCGGTGTTGTTGCTGGTATCTCATATGCGATCAACAGTGGTTACCAATCATGGGGCCCGCTCTTTGGCAAGCTCTTCTTTGCCTTCTGGGTGATTGTTCACTTGTACCCATTCCTCAAGGGTCTCATGGGTCGGCAAAACCGGACCCCAACCATTGTTGTCGTCTGGGCAATCCTCCTGGCTTCGATCTTTTCCTTGCTGTGGGTTCGCATCGACCCGTTCACCACCCGCGTCACTGGCCCAAATACCCAAACATGTGGCATCAACTGCTAGGAAAGTGGGAGATTGTAGAAACAGAGAGATACCAAGAATTGTGTTTTTGAGAATACAAAAGTGCCATTGCCACCAAATGTCTGTTAAGTTGTAAGAGGTGGTTTTATTTACAGCTACGTACAGACCAGTGGATATTGTTTATCAGAAGGTTACTTTTGTTGATATGCATTCTTTTGTTGATAAGTTATACTACTTTGTGGAGAGTGGATGACAAAGACAAGTTTTGTATGTCGTGAAggacaaaaaataataataataagttaGTTTGCATTCTTTCAAATTTCGTCaacttttcttgtttcttggcTGAATGTATGTTAGAGAATTTTAGATTGATGGTTCTTTATTTATATAATCAATCTGGTGCTCAAGCTTCACCAAATTGATTGAATTGACTTGAGTAATAATTGTTGCTGTGTATACTAATGGGCTGCTGAAAAGTTCAAAGGACAGCAGTGTATTGCGCAGTAATGAGACACTAACTGGAAGAAGCAgattcatatttttctttcctcAGATAAGAGCCTTATGTGTCACGAATACCAACACCAAAtgattgaacttttgaaatgTACAAAGGAAACTTTGCTTGTCCGGGAAATCAAAACAATGAACAACCTTTAAAGATAATGCAAATGAAAACAGCAAGAAATAGCAGCAATATTTATCACTCTAGTATATCTAGTCCTGCGCCTTTGTCGGTAGTCTTTTGCACCCTCAAAGCTTAGAATTCTAGCCTTGTTTCGACATAATAGTTGTCTGAACAACATAGACCATATAAATGCAATGACAACACAGACGGACGAACAGAATAGTGGATAATCTGTCTAACACCTAGcaagtagggatggcaatgggtggGTAGGGTGCGGGCGGAGCAAACCTACGCCCTACCCACCACCCGAACCTTGTTACCCTATCCATGTCTGAAGTGACTAGCGAGCTAAATTTTTGTGCTCGTGTCCATACACATCGGGCACCCGATACCCATGGGTTTGCTTGTGGGTTTTTTCTGAGCAGCAAAAATACCATCCTACAAATCATTTGAATGATCTAATCTCAGCCATATCGTCGACAAGTAGTAAAAACTAACAACCAAAACACAAGAAACAATACAACTCAACTACTCAAGTCTCCAGACTCCAACAATGGATTATTACAATACTAGTTCAAGTTCATGTATGAAAAGTATGAAACATTAAGCGGTCAAGGGATCTGGGTGGGGTGACGACTGACGAGTGGAGGAAATTAGGATTAGTTTGTTAAAGAATGTATGTATGGTAGTTGGATAGATTGATTGTTGGGATATGAGATGTGGTATTTGGCCTTAGAATGTAGGCTAATAGTCGATCTATGGGCAATGTACAAACCCATACCCTACCCACTCTCTAGCAAGGTTCAACTTACCGACTAGAGCTtggttaccgagctccgacCGTAAT
This region includes:
- the LOC133892368 gene encoding probable cellulose synthase A catalytic subunit 8 [UDP-forming] produces the protein MEGDADAVKSGRRGGGQVCQICGDGVGTTAEGDIFAACDVCGFPVCRPCYEYERKDGTQACPQCKTKYKRHKGSPPIRGEEGDDTDADDASDFNYPAPGNEDQKQKIADRMRSWRMNAGGSGDVGRPKYDSGEIGLSKYDSGEIPRGYIPSVTNSQISGEIPGASPDHHMMSPTGNIGKRAPFPYVNNSPNPSREFSGSIGNVAWKERVDGWKMKQDKGTIPMTNGTSIAPSEGRGVGDIDASTDYNMEDALLNDETRQPLSRKVPLPSSRINPYRMVIVLRLIVLSIFLHYRITNPVRNAFPLWLLSVICEIWFAISWILDQFPKWFPINRETYLDRLALRYDREGEPSQLAAVDIFVSTVDPMKEPPLVTANTVLSILAVDYPVDKVSCYVSDDGAAMLTFDALAETSEFARKWVPFVKKYNIEPRAPEWYFSQKIDYLKDKVQPSFVKDRRAMKREYEEFKVRVNGLVAKAQKVPEEGWIMQDGTPWPGNNTRDHPGMIQVFLGHSGGLDTEGNELPRLVYVSREKRPGFQHHKKAGAMNALVRVSAVLTNGQYMLNLDCDHYINNSKALREAMCFLMDPNLGRSVCYVQFPQRFDGIDRNDRYANRNTVFFDINLRGLDGIQGPVYVGTGCVFNRTALYGYEPPIKQKKKGGFLSSLCGGRKKTSKSKKSSEKKKSQKHVDSSVPVFNLEDIEEGVEGAGFDDEKSLLMSQMSLEKRFGQSAAFVASTLMEYGGVPQSATPESLLKEAIHVISCGYEDKSEWGSEIGWIYGSVTEDILTGFKMHARGWRSIYCMPKRPAFKGSAPINLSDRLNQVLRWALGSVEILFSRHCPLWYGYGGRLKFLERFAYINTTIYPLTSIPLLIYCVLPAICLLTGKFIIPKISNLASIWFISLFISIFATGILEMRWSGVGIDEWWRNEQFWVIGGISAHLFAVVQGLLKVLAGIDTNFTVTSKASDEDGDFAELYMFKWTTLLIPPTTILIINLVGVVAGISYAINSGYQSWGPLFGKLFFAFWVIVHLYPFLKGLMGRQNRTPTIVVVWAILLASIFSLLWVRIDPFTTRVTGPNTQTCGINC